The Faecalibacterium prausnitzii genome includes a window with the following:
- a CDS encoding TSUP family transporter, whose amino-acid sequence MTESITISPLMLVFLMCMTGFAGFVDSAAGGGGLISLPAYLFAGLPAHYTYGTNKFSAACGTTFATAQFFQKGAMNIKVGLLAAAGSFVGSALGSHIVLLLSDEALRAMMLVILPIAAVLILWRRNLPDENRDDGTLTAKKAVLALAIGLGIGLYDGIFGPGTGTFAIIAFTTLMGFDLRTAGGNAKVLNLASNYASLVTYLMNGLVVFSVGIPCAVSGIVGNLLGSHFALKNGAKFIRPMMLVVLVLLLGKLVSDAVL is encoded by the coding sequence ATGACAGAAAGTATAACGATCTCCCCGCTGATGCTGGTCTTCCTGATGTGCATGACCGGCTTTGCGGGCTTTGTGGACTCGGCAGCGGGCGGCGGCGGACTCATCAGCCTGCCGGCCTACCTGTTTGCGGGGCTCCCGGCCCACTACACCTACGGCACCAACAAATTCAGCGCCGCCTGCGGCACCACCTTTGCCACGGCGCAGTTTTTCCAAAAGGGTGCCATGAACATCAAAGTGGGCCTGCTGGCAGCAGCGGGCAGCTTTGTGGGCAGTGCCCTTGGCTCCCACATCGTGCTGCTGCTCAGCGATGAGGCGCTGCGGGCCATGATGCTCGTCATCCTGCCCATCGCGGCCGTGCTCATCCTGTGGCGGCGGAATCTGCCGGACGAGAACCGCGACGACGGCACCCTGACGGCCAAAAAAGCCGTGCTGGCTCTGGCCATCGGTCTGGGCATCGGCCTGTACGATGGCATCTTCGGCCCCGGCACCGGGACCTTTGCCATCATCGCCTTTACCACTCTGATGGGCTTTGACCTGCGCACGGCAGGCGGCAACGCCAAGGTGCTCAACCTTGCCAGCAACTACGCCAGTCTGGTCACCTACCTGATGAACGGGCTGGTGGTCTTTTCGGTGGGCATCCCCTGCGCCGTCAGCGGCATCGTGGGCAACCTGCTGGGGTCGCATTTTGCCCTGAAGAACGGCGCCAAGTTCATCCGCCCCATGATGCTCGTGGTGCTGGTGCTCCTGCTGGGCAAGCTCGTTTCGGACGCGGTGTTGTAA
- a CDS encoding serine hydrolase yields MDKNMTLEKRIAAELYSYQGKMSVFVDDLQGRTVEIGADEAFETASTIKAFILAALYLQVSRGKASLDERITYEESQFVDGSGMLRALGVGAALKVKDTATMMIICSDNIATNMIIDYLGLDTINACIRELGFAHTVLHNPLHFDRYRDLGTTTPRDYAALFAQVAKGTLVSREASAEMLTIFRQQHYNTMLTHDFPQFYLDCEETGEPERIWVASKSGSMNACRNDGGIVHTPYGEYVIVLMNKDFHDIIEYNDHPSMVYGARVSRMILDQILACEGRLYLD; encoded by the coding sequence ATGGATAAAAATATGACGCTGGAAAAGCGGATCGCGGCCGAGCTGTACTCCTATCAGGGCAAGATGAGCGTTTTTGTGGACGACCTGCAGGGCCGCACGGTCGAGATCGGGGCCGATGAAGCGTTCGAGACGGCCTCGACCATCAAGGCATTCATCCTGGCGGCGCTGTATCTGCAGGTCAGCCGGGGCAAGGCCAGCCTGGACGAGCGCATCACCTACGAGGAAAGCCAGTTCGTGGACGGCTCCGGTATGCTGCGGGCGCTGGGTGTGGGCGCAGCGCTCAAGGTGAAGGACACCGCCACCATGATGATCATCTGCTCGGACAACATCGCCACCAATATGATCATCGACTATCTGGGGCTGGATACGATCAACGCCTGCATCCGGGAGCTGGGCTTTGCCCACACGGTGCTGCACAATCCGCTCCACTTTGACCGCTACCGCGACCTTGGCACCACTACCCCCCGCGATTACGCGGCGCTGTTTGCGCAGGTGGCAAAGGGCACCCTCGTCAGCAGAGAGGCCAGCGCGGAGATGCTGACCATCTTCCGCCAGCAGCACTACAATACCATGCTGACCCACGATTTCCCGCAGTTCTATCTGGACTGCGAGGAGACCGGCGAACCGGAACGCATCTGGGTGGCCAGCAAGAGCGGCAGCATGAACGCCTGCCGCAACGACGGCGGTATCGTCCACACCCCTTACGGCGAGTATGTCATCGTGCTGATGAACAAAGACTTCCATGATATCATCGAGTACAACGACCACCCCTCCATGGTCTACGGTGCCCGCGTCTCCCGGATGATCCTGGACCAGATCCTGGCCTGCGAGGGCAGACTGTATCTGGACTGA
- a CDS encoding dipeptidase encodes MKVFDLHCDTLSELRYAERRGEAKSFATNDLHIDLEKLHKGDYMLQCFAAFVNLSDPTPGADPLVTALEEVDVFKRIMAKYSDQIAPVYRPEDIRRNAQAGKISGMLTIEEGGCCKGSLGVLRQMYELGARMMTLTWNHENELASPNVVPGGGGDIWPCKPNTETGLKERGFEFLAEMERLHMIVDVSHLSDRGFWDIAEHSTRPFAASHSNCRALAPHCRNLTDEMIRVMAEKGGLVGLNYCSGFLDDQPRPELCRSTTALMARHAAHFKQVGGIEIIGLGSDFDGIGGKLEMGDCSKLPLLADALRKEGFTEDEVEQIFFRNAQRFFEKNL; translated from the coding sequence ATGAAAGTCTTTGATCTCCATTGTGATACCCTGAGCGAACTGCGCTATGCCGAGCGGCGGGGCGAAGCCAAGAGCTTTGCAACCAATGATCTGCACATTGATCTGGAAAAGCTGCATAAGGGCGACTACATGCTGCAATGCTTTGCCGCCTTTGTGAACCTGAGCGACCCGACCCCCGGCGCAGACCCGCTGGTGACGGCGCTGGAAGAGGTGGATGTGTTCAAGCGGATCATGGCGAAGTATTCCGACCAGATCGCGCCGGTCTACCGCCCGGAGGACATCCGCCGCAACGCGCAGGCCGGAAAGATCAGCGGAATGCTGACCATCGAGGAGGGCGGCTGCTGCAAGGGCAGCCTGGGTGTGCTGCGGCAGATGTATGAGCTGGGTGCCCGCATGATGACCTTGACCTGGAACCACGAAAACGAGCTGGCCAGCCCCAATGTGGTGCCCGGCGGGGGCGGGGACATCTGGCCCTGCAAGCCCAACACCGAGACCGGCCTGAAGGAGCGCGGGTTTGAATTTCTGGCCGAGATGGAGCGCCTGCACATGATCGTGGACGTGAGCCACCTGTCCGACCGGGGGTTCTGGGATATCGCGGAGCACAGCACCCGCCCCTTTGCGGCCAGCCACTCCAACTGCCGCGCTCTGGCACCCCACTGCCGCAACCTGACCGACGAGATGATCCGCGTCATGGCCGAAAAGGGCGGTCTCGTGGGCCTGAACTACTGCTCCGGCTTCCTGGATGACCAGCCGCGCCCGGAACTCTGCCGCAGCACCACGGCTCTGATGGCCCGGCACGCAGCCCATTTCAAGCAGGTGGGCGGCATTGAGATCATCGGCCTGGGCAGCGACTTTGACGGCATCGGCGGCAAGCTGGAAATGGGCGACTGCTCCAAACTTCCGCTGCTGGCCGACGCGCTGCGGAAGGAAGGCTTCACCGAGGACGAGGTGGAGCAGATCTTCTTCCGCAACGCCCAGCGCTTCTTCGAGAAAAATCTGTAA
- a CDS encoding C40 family peptidase — MNFAIFARPVVTIYDLTETTKESDAGVVSTIGDEGLYGQVCQVRTAPGGVTAEGVTLPEEMAEVVSFYGYHGYVFASELRFCGEAELRSYLAAEWVMAGRATDVLTLPKVQGVRLLELERGALLRRLPEETPHDGWALVRLVDGRTGYVRAVALEPVRWPMTAVLTQQAGRRFDEALALAEGCRPEELVPRALDRWYGGSEEAFRNALAEQAKRYLGTEYRWGGKSGRGIDCSGLVSSAYMQCGVLIYRDARLVEGWPMHEIPKEQVRRGDALYFPGHIALYLGEGRYIHSTGAAGSGGVVLNSLDPDDPLYREDLVKSLYAVGSLF; from the coding sequence ATGAACTTTGCGATTTTTGCACGGCCGGTCGTGACCATTTACGACCTGACCGAAACGACGAAGGAAAGCGACGCGGGGGTCGTCTCCACCATCGGGGACGAGGGCCTGTATGGGCAGGTCTGCCAGGTGCGCACAGCCCCCGGCGGCGTGACGGCAGAGGGCGTAACGCTGCCGGAGGAGATGGCTGAGGTGGTCAGCTTTTACGGCTATCACGGCTATGTGTTCGCATCGGAGCTGCGGTTCTGCGGGGAAGCGGAACTGCGGAGCTACCTTGCCGCCGAATGGGTGATGGCGGGCCGCGCGACCGATGTGCTGACCCTGCCCAAGGTGCAGGGCGTCCGGCTGCTGGAGCTGGAGCGCGGGGCGCTGCTGCGCCGCCTGCCCGAAGAGACCCCTCATGACGGCTGGGCGCTGGTCCGGCTCGTGGATGGCCGGACCGGCTATGTCCGGGCTGTGGCGCTGGAGCCGGTGCGCTGGCCGATGACGGCGGTGCTCACCCAGCAGGCAGGCCGCCGCTTCGACGAGGCACTGGCACTGGCCGAGGGGTGCAGGCCCGAAGAGCTTGTGCCCCGTGCCCTTGACCGCTGGTACGGCGGCAGCGAGGAAGCGTTCCGGAATGCGCTGGCCGAGCAGGCCAAACGGTATCTGGGCACAGAGTACCGCTGGGGCGGCAAGTCGGGCCGGGGCATCGACTGCTCCGGCCTCGTGAGCAGCGCCTACATGCAGTGCGGCGTCCTCATCTACCGGGACGCCCGTCTCGTGGAGGGCTGGCCCATGCACGAGATCCCGAAGGAACAGGTCCGGCGCGGCGATGCGCTCTACTTCCCCGGCCACATCGCGCTCTATCTGGGCGAGGGGCGGTACATCCACTCCACCGGTGCCGCGGGGAGCGGCGGCGTGGTGCTCAACAGCCTGGACCCGGACGACCCGCTCTACCGGGAAGATCTGGTGAAGAGCCTGTATGCGGTGGGAAGTTTGTTTTGA